The proteins below are encoded in one region of Stieleria sp. JC731:
- a CDS encoding OPT family oligopeptide transporter has translation MSESTPSISPNAADTDTRSELTVRAIVLGLVLSVVMGAANVYVGLKAGMTVSASIPAAVMAMLLFKLMFKRSSILEANQVQTCASAGESLAAGIIFTMPAMILIGHWQDFDFWTVSIVALTGGLLGILFMIPMRRVFVANNSDLPYPEGIACAAVLEAGESGQQGAAQRLIAGGVLGGLFKVIAGYFGMLTETLQAAASTGSRIFYFGGDLSPMLVAVGFIVRLNVAILIFIGGTLGWLIGIPLLGGALESETAIDGAWRIWSTEVRYVGVGAMVVGGLSSLIAVRSGLKAAVVELWGGFDKNKDAPLAGERDIPSGVIVTLALVCIGMLAFINYRFTGSAGVTALSTVVMLAMGFFFTAVASYIVGLVGNSNSPVSGMTITAVLVAGGMLWLYGSSGTEAMVSTLGIAAIVCCVACTSGDVCNDLKTGSLVGAAPFRQQIMQIAGVSIAAFVMAPVLTLLHENTEGGIGGPNLSAPQASLFASLAKGFSGEATLPWNLIGAGAAVGCIILVIDEIMKRKSNYRAHLMPIAVGMYLPFGLATPILIGGLIAYFATRGKPKDRHDKVLHGGILFSSGVIAGEALTAVGLAGLAAIGYASMELEIGATLKTALSVVVALLIVASFAWMTRPSDQESS, from the coding sequence ATGTCTGAATCGACTCCCAGCATTTCCCCCAACGCCGCCGATACGGACACGCGTTCGGAACTAACAGTTCGAGCGATCGTGTTGGGACTCGTCCTTTCGGTCGTTATGGGTGCGGCCAACGTTTACGTCGGTCTCAAAGCCGGCATGACCGTGTCGGCATCGATTCCGGCTGCGGTGATGGCAATGCTGTTGTTCAAGCTGATGTTCAAACGATCCAGCATTCTTGAAGCAAACCAAGTTCAAACTTGCGCATCAGCTGGCGAATCGTTGGCTGCCGGTATCATCTTTACCATGCCGGCAATGATTTTGATCGGCCACTGGCAGGACTTCGACTTCTGGACTGTGTCGATCGTGGCGTTGACCGGTGGTCTTCTCGGGATCTTGTTCATGATTCCGATGCGACGTGTTTTCGTCGCCAACAATTCAGATTTGCCGTATCCCGAGGGCATCGCATGTGCTGCGGTTCTTGAGGCCGGCGAATCCGGTCAGCAAGGTGCCGCGCAGCGTTTGATCGCGGGTGGGGTATTGGGCGGCCTATTTAAGGTTATTGCCGGCTACTTCGGAATGTTGACCGAGACGCTGCAGGCTGCAGCCTCCACCGGAAGCCGTATCTTTTATTTCGGCGGCGACCTTTCGCCCATGCTTGTCGCGGTGGGTTTTATCGTTCGTCTGAACGTCGCGATTTTGATTTTTATTGGCGGCACACTTGGCTGGCTAATCGGGATCCCATTGCTTGGTGGGGCTTTGGAATCGGAAACGGCAATCGATGGCGCATGGCGAATTTGGAGCACCGAAGTCCGCTACGTCGGTGTTGGGGCGATGGTCGTTGGCGGCCTAAGCTCTCTTATTGCGGTCCGATCCGGCTTGAAAGCCGCCGTGGTGGAACTGTGGGGCGGATTCGACAAAAACAAAGATGCCCCTTTGGCTGGCGAAAGAGACATTCCGTCGGGAGTGATAGTGACGCTCGCGCTAGTTTGCATCGGGATGTTGGCGTTCATCAACTATCGCTTTACGGGATCGGCAGGCGTGACCGCCTTGTCGACAGTCGTCATGCTCGCAATGGGATTTTTCTTTACCGCCGTCGCTAGCTACATCGTTGGACTCGTCGGAAACTCCAACAGCCCCGTTTCGGGAATGACAATCACAGCGGTACTGGTCGCCGGTGGCATGCTGTGGCTCTACGGATCCAGTGGAACCGAAGCGATGGTTTCGACGCTTGGCATCGCTGCGATCGTGTGCTGTGTTGCCTGCACCAGCGGCGACGTTTGCAACGATTTGAAAACAGGATCGCTCGTCGGTGCAGCTCCGTTTCGCCAACAGATCATGCAAATCGCCGGTGTCTCGATCGCGGCGTTTGTCATGGCCCCCGTACTAACGTTGCTTCACGAGAACACCGAAGGCGGAATCGGCGGGCCGAACCTGTCTGCACCACAAGCGAGCTTATTCGCGTCGCTCGCCAAAGGCTTTTCCGGCGAAGCGACACTGCCGTGGAACTTGATTGGTGCTGGCGCGGCCGTCGGCTGCATCATCTTGGTGATCGACGAAATCATGAAACGCAAATCGAACTATCGGGCTCATTTGATGCCGATCGCTGTCGGGATGTACTTGCCCTTCGGTTTGGCCACACCGATCCTTATCGGCGGTTTGATCGCGTACTTCGCAACCCGAGGAAAACCGAAGGACCGACACGATAAAGTTCTGCATGGCGGGATTCTGTTTTCCTCTGGCGTGATTGCCGGTGAAGCGTTAACCGCGGTCGGCTTGGCAGGACTTGCGGCAATCGGATACGCCTCGATGGAACTGGAAATCGGAGCGACCCTGAAAACGGCACTTTCCGTCGTGGTCGCACTATTGATCGTCGCCTCGTTCGCGTGGATGACTCGGCCTTCTGACCAAGAATCCAGCTAA
- a CDS encoding sulfatase, whose protein sequence is MRYFIALVLATSASIFCYAGDAQKSSPNLLLITVDDMSCDSVGKFGCKLEGTTPNIDALAESGLRYHYAHVQVGNCFPSRNVMWSGRYPHNTGVEGFYQVRDADHPHLVDLMKKGGYYVAIRGKVSHSTPYQPYGWDDDLTILDGEQQDMKNPESYYRSTSRGIENAAKADKPFCLNINISDPHKPFYGMGKRGDQTEDPNVPSRVFTADEVPIPGFLFDHPDVRQELAHYYSSVRRADDCVGQIMKALNESGLQDNTVIVFLSDHGMPLPFAKTALWHHSTRTPLIVRWPGVTKADAVDREHMVSAVDLLPTIVDIAGLPQPGGFDGRSFAPTLRGEHQDNRDIVYKVYNENSGANRSPMRGVQSKRFGYLFNAWPDGKRVFKTATTGTMTYRAMVKLAPTDPEIAKRLDFFQHGVREEFYDYENDPDALVNLIDDPRYQKEIAEHRAAMRRQMEQSGDHMLQAFENRTDDALVSEYVDRKQAEADARRSKRNTNAKVKQDRSLFRWNVGQGAKAGEDFVISIRHKLPKALGEQSFHVTIKDDSGQRIERIVKEASGEGKLEFTFKIPASMSGKKISAAAFVGKEFQQNRLYLTKGDIQVK, encoded by the coding sequence ATGCGTTACTTCATCGCTTTGGTTCTTGCGACATCGGCGTCGATATTTTGTTACGCCGGTGACGCACAGAAATCTAGCCCGAACCTGCTGCTGATCACCGTCGACGACATGAGTTGTGATTCGGTCGGCAAGTTCGGCTGCAAGTTGGAAGGCACGACGCCCAATATTGATGCTTTGGCAGAATCAGGACTGCGATACCACTACGCCCATGTCCAAGTGGGCAACTGCTTTCCGTCACGAAATGTCATGTGGTCGGGCCGCTATCCGCACAACACGGGAGTCGAAGGGTTTTACCAAGTCCGTGATGCGGATCACCCGCACTTGGTCGACTTGATGAAAAAGGGCGGCTACTACGTTGCGATCCGCGGCAAAGTCTCGCATAGCACACCGTACCAACCGTATGGCTGGGATGATGACCTGACCATCTTGGACGGCGAGCAACAAGACATGAAAAACCCCGAGTCGTACTATCGATCCACAAGCCGTGGAATTGAGAATGCGGCCAAAGCAGACAAGCCATTCTGTTTAAACATCAATATCTCCGACCCTCACAAGCCTTTCTATGGTATGGGCAAGCGAGGAGATCAGACAGAAGATCCTAATGTTCCCTCGCGAGTCTTCACTGCGGATGAAGTTCCGATCCCGGGCTTCCTCTTCGACCATCCAGATGTCCGCCAAGAACTTGCGCACTATTACTCTTCGGTTCGTCGCGCCGATGACTGTGTCGGCCAAATCATGAAGGCGTTAAACGAGTCCGGTTTGCAAGACAACACCGTGATTGTGTTTCTGTCCGATCACGGGATGCCATTGCCATTTGCAAAAACGGCACTGTGGCACCATAGCACCAGGACCCCGTTGATCGTGCGCTGGCCGGGCGTCACTAAAGCAGACGCGGTCGACCGTGAACACATGGTTTCCGCAGTCGACTTGTTGCCAACAATTGTTGATATCGCTGGTTTGCCCCAACCCGGCGGATTCGATGGCCGCAGTTTCGCACCGACATTGCGAGGTGAACATCAAGACAACCGCGACATCGTTTACAAAGTCTACAACGAAAACTCAGGTGCCAACCGCAGCCCAATGCGGGGCGTTCAATCCAAACGTTTTGGATACCTGTTCAACGCTTGGCCTGACGGAAAGCGAGTTTTCAAAACCGCGACAACCGGCACGATGACCTATCGCGCGATGGTCAAACTCGCTCCGACCGATCCGGAAATCGCAAAACGGCTGGACTTTTTCCAGCATGGTGTCCGTGAAGAATTTTATGACTACGAGAACGATCCTGATGCGTTGGTCAACCTAATCGACGATCCGCGATACCAGAAAGAAATCGCCGAACACCGCGCGGCGATGCGTCGTCAGATGGAGCAAAGCGGCGACCACATGCTGCAAGCCTTTGAAAACCGCACCGATGATGCCTTGGTCAGCGAGTACGTCGATCGCAAACAAGCCGAAGCGGACGCTCGACGATCCAAACGCAATACCAACGCGAAAGTGAAACAGGATCGATCACTTTTCCGTTGGAATGTCGGTCAGGGAGCCAAGGCCGGTGAAGACTTTGTGATTTCGATTCGGCATAAGCTACCCAAAGCATTAGGCGAACAAAGTTTTCACGTGACGATCAAGGACGATTCGGGTCAACGGATCGAGAGGATCGTAAAGGAAGCGTCCGGCGAAGGAAAACTGGAATTCACATTCAAAATTCCAGCATCGATGTCAGGCAAGAAAATTTCGGCAGCCGCATTCGTTGGAAAAGAGTTTCAGCAAAACCGTTTGTACCTGACCAAAGGCGATATCCAGGTAAAGTAG
- a CDS encoding Gfo/Idh/MocA family protein, with the protein MSDPICRWGILSTANIARKNWKGIRLSGNGVVAGVSSRSADRADQFIDECQREVSFENRPIAFEGHQSLLDSDQIDAVYVPLPTGLRKDWVIAAAKAGKHVLIEKPIADTAEDAQEMLAACRENNVQLMDGVMFDHSQRIKQVRDAVKNGELGSIRRIQAHFSFTGDKEFQSGNIRTDPKLERHGCLGDLGWYCIRLILWSMDWKAPSQVSGKTIHKLSREGVDGWVPGEFSGELVFEGGPTASFFCSFLSFNQQTATISGDEGYISLDDYVLPLYGSHTSFDINRHDLEIDNCRWNFRRRTETRVCDEYHSGEPNAQEVGMVRTFADLVNRKEINNELTRRALLTQQLLDACRKSDEAGGGLIAFTEK; encoded by the coding sequence ATGAGTGATCCGATCTGCCGGTGGGGGATTCTGTCCACCGCGAATATCGCGCGAAAAAACTGGAAGGGAATTCGGTTGAGCGGAAATGGCGTCGTCGCGGGGGTATCAAGCCGTAGTGCCGACCGCGCGGACCAGTTTATCGACGAATGCCAGCGTGAGGTTTCATTTGAAAACCGCCCTATCGCGTTCGAAGGCCACCAGTCGCTGCTCGATAGCGATCAGATCGATGCGGTCTATGTTCCTTTGCCGACAGGGCTTCGAAAGGATTGGGTGATTGCCGCGGCGAAAGCCGGAAAGCATGTCTTGATCGAAAAGCCGATCGCCGACACTGCCGAAGACGCACAAGAGATGCTTGCCGCGTGTCGTGAAAACAATGTCCAGTTGATGGACGGAGTGATGTTTGATCACAGCCAGCGGATCAAACAAGTTCGTGATGCGGTAAAGAATGGTGAACTGGGCTCGATTCGACGTATCCAAGCCCACTTTTCATTTACCGGTGACAAAGAGTTTCAGTCAGGCAATATCCGCACCGATCCAAAGCTCGAACGCCACGGTTGCTTGGGCGATTTGGGGTGGTACTGCATTCGTCTGATCCTTTGGTCGATGGACTGGAAAGCTCCGTCTCAGGTCAGCGGCAAGACAATTCATAAGCTTAGCCGAGAAGGTGTTGATGGTTGGGTACCGGGCGAGTTTTCCGGCGAACTGGTTTTCGAAGGTGGGCCGACCGCCTCGTTCTTCTGTTCGTTCCTAAGCTTTAACCAGCAGACCGCGACGATCTCGGGTGACGAAGGTTACATTTCGCTCGACGATTACGTACTGCCTTTGTACGGATCACACACATCGTTCGATATCAATCGACACGACCTGGAAATCGATAATTGCCGCTGGAACTTTCGCCGCAGAACCGAAACACGAGTTTGCGACGAGTATCACAGTGGCGAACCGAACGCGCAAGAAGTCGGCATGGTTCGTACCTTTGCGGATTTGGTCAATCGCAAAGAGATCAACAACGAACTGACCCGACGCGCTTTGCTAACACAGCAACTTCTTGATGCTTGTCGAAAGAGTGACGAAGCCGGCGGTGGCTTGATCGCGTTCACCGAAAAGTGA
- a CDS encoding SlyX family protein yields MPNNNERLVEVETQLAHLQRQYDELNQVVVDQSRYIDRLTRQILKWEQELDRVKSAVDPQINMTDEKPPHY; encoded by the coding sequence ATGCCGAACAACAATGAAAGACTGGTCGAAGTCGAAACACAATTGGCGCACTTACAGCGTCAGTACGACGAACTAAATCAAGTCGTCGTTGACCAATCTCGCTATATCGACCGACTTACGAGACAGATTCTTAAGTGGGAACAAGAACTCGATCGAGTTAAAAGTGCGGTCGATCCACAGATTAATATGACGGACGAGAAGCCGCCGCACTATTGA
- a CDS encoding FAD-binding oxidoreductase has product MPALNSQQQCSPLQSLVDQLPKGRVSEDPSYRAAFESDGLTAFRKRPLGVVIPENQDEVVQTVRWCVQNNVPFVARGSGTSLSGGSMPVANGIVISLNKLRQIIKLDPENRIAVVEPGVINLHVSQASAPHGLYYAPDPSSQKICTIGGNIAFNSGGAHCLKYGMTSNHVIGMKVVTASGEIAEFGSESIESIGADMTGLFVGSEGLFGIALEITLRLIPLPERFHTVLVGYHSLRDAGDAVSAVIDSGLLPGAMEIMESLAIEAAEAATACGYPKGAEAALIVELEGPRERLEIEKQQLRDVIAKTNAFETVVAADDAQRNAIWAGRKSAFSAVGKLSPDFLVQDGVVPRKRLGEALVQIQKFSQESGLRCANVFHAGDGNLHPLILFDDSVPGQLEQAEALAGKILTLCVQMGGSITGEHGVGIEKRDYLSQMYDDDSMATMHRIRGAFDPKNLANPGKMFPGGPPESVGMAVRSQSGGRAPDSFPVEVQSPQELRQAITDFDQVLVVGNQTKRPLSVAKDTQLISTRSMSGVTEYEPSEFTFSALAGTTLAEIVNLLETRRQYLPFDPLLVDKNATIAGTLAAGISGPGRHRYGGLRDFILGATYIDGTGTVIKSGGRVVKNAAGFDLPKLFVGSCGRLAALTELTFKVFPQPPAFHSYRIRCADHETALSVVATLARGRWELDAIDYDSANCTVWIRIGAMRPVADLLVADIEGSLPSQATQIELVADENELPWRSLSRLEGLNRDDQLVIKIPMSIRLATSMADWCDSEPKSAHLHVSCAGAIGWLAIESSRLDELDRKLCDEQATGLVVQDSQGVAKKPVIGFSRTQPIELEVKQAIDQVQRFPGLVY; this is encoded by the coding sequence ATGCCTGCCCTGAATTCTCAGCAACAATGTTCTCCTTTGCAGTCGCTCGTTGATCAACTGCCAAAGGGGCGTGTCAGCGAAGACCCATCGTATCGAGCCGCATTCGAATCCGATGGACTGACCGCGTTTCGCAAGCGGCCGCTTGGCGTTGTCATTCCTGAGAACCAGGACGAAGTGGTTCAGACGGTACGCTGGTGTGTTCAAAACAACGTTCCCTTTGTCGCTCGAGGTAGCGGCACCAGTTTGTCTGGCGGCTCGATGCCGGTTGCCAACGGGATCGTTATTTCGCTGAACAAGCTGCGACAGATTATCAAGCTCGATCCCGAAAATCGCATCGCGGTTGTCGAACCCGGGGTGATCAATCTGCACGTTTCGCAAGCTTCCGCTCCGCATGGCTTGTACTACGCGCCCGATCCGTCGAGCCAAAAGATTTGCACCATTGGCGGGAATATCGCCTTCAACTCCGGTGGAGCCCACTGTTTGAAGTATGGCATGACTAGCAATCATGTCATTGGAATGAAGGTCGTCACCGCAAGTGGCGAAATTGCTGAATTCGGTTCCGAATCGATCGAATCAATCGGCGCCGATATGACAGGCTTGTTCGTCGGTAGCGAGGGGCTGTTCGGGATCGCGCTGGAGATCACTTTGCGATTGATCCCGCTGCCGGAACGTTTTCACACGGTCCTGGTCGGCTACCACTCATTGCGCGACGCTGGGGATGCCGTTTCAGCCGTGATCGATTCTGGATTGTTGCCAGGCGCGATGGAGATCATGGAATCTTTGGCGATCGAGGCTGCGGAAGCGGCAACTGCATGTGGCTATCCCAAAGGCGCCGAGGCGGCGTTGATTGTCGAGCTCGAAGGCCCACGCGAACGACTCGAAATCGAAAAGCAACAATTGCGTGATGTGATCGCAAAAACCAACGCGTTCGAAACGGTCGTCGCGGCAGATGACGCCCAGCGCAACGCGATCTGGGCAGGACGGAAAAGCGCGTTCTCAGCGGTCGGAAAACTGAGTCCAGACTTTTTAGTCCAGGATGGTGTCGTCCCTCGAAAACGTCTCGGCGAAGCCTTGGTGCAAATCCAAAAGTTTTCGCAGGAGTCGGGGCTTCGCTGCGCAAACGTTTTCCATGCGGGCGATGGCAATTTGCATCCGTTAATCCTGTTTGATGATTCCGTGCCTGGGCAGCTTGAACAAGCCGAAGCCTTGGCCGGAAAGATCCTTACCCTTTGCGTCCAAATGGGAGGCTCGATCACTGGAGAGCACGGCGTCGGGATTGAAAAACGTGATTATCTTTCGCAGATGTACGACGACGATTCGATGGCGACGATGCATCGAATACGCGGTGCATTTGATCCCAAGAATTTGGCTAACCCTGGCAAGATGTTTCCCGGTGGTCCGCCGGAATCAGTCGGTATGGCCGTGCGTTCGCAGTCTGGTGGGCGGGCACCGGATTCATTTCCGGTCGAAGTCCAATCACCACAGGAACTTCGCCAGGCGATCACTGATTTTGATCAAGTCTTGGTCGTCGGGAATCAGACAAAGCGTCCGTTGTCGGTGGCGAAGGATACTCAGCTGATTTCGACTCGATCGATGAGTGGCGTCACCGAATACGAGCCCTCGGAGTTTACCTTTTCTGCGTTGGCCGGAACGACTCTGGCGGAAATAGTGAATCTGCTTGAAACCCGTCGGCAGTACTTGCCGTTTGATCCGCTGTTGGTTGATAAAAATGCGACCATCGCTGGGACGTTGGCAGCAGGGATCAGCGGTCCCGGTCGGCATCGCTATGGTGGCCTGCGCGATTTCATACTCGGGGCGACGTACATCGATGGGACCGGCACCGTGATCAAATCGGGTGGACGAGTGGTAAAGAACGCTGCAGGGTTTGATCTGCCGAAACTGTTCGTGGGCAGTTGTGGTCGACTGGCTGCGCTAACGGAACTAACCTTCAAGGTATTCCCACAGCCACCAGCGTTTCATTCTTATCGGATTCGATGTGCCGATCACGAAACGGCTCTGTCGGTCGTCGCAACCCTCGCACGAGGGCGGTGGGAGCTTGACGCGATCGACTATGACTCGGCCAACTGCACCGTTTGGATTCGAATCGGCGCGATGCGGCCGGTTGCCGATCTGCTTGTCGCGGACATCGAAGGCAGCTTGCCAAGCCAAGCGACGCAGATCGAACTTGTAGCTGATGAAAATGAGTTACCGTGGCGATCATTAAGTCGACTCGAGGGATTGAATCGCGACGATCAACTGGTGATCAAAATACCAATGTCGATCCGACTGGCCACCTCAATGGCGGATTGGTGTGATTCAGAACCGAAATCGGCCCATTTGCACGTCAGCTGTGCAGGCGCTATCGGCTGGTTAGCGATCGAATCATCGCGGTTGGATGAACTCGATCGCAAATTGTGTGATGAACAGGCGACAGGACTGGTCGTCCAAGATTCACAGGGTGTCGCGAAGAAACCTGTGATCGGATTCAGTCGAACGCAACCGATTGAGCTGGAAGTGAAACAGGCGATTGATCAAGTGCAACGTTTTCCCGGTTTGGTGTATTGA
- a CDS encoding DUF1080 domain-containing protein → MPLRRITKTIASLVACVVLATPSYAEETPVFDGKTLAGWTAKPAEDTSGHWKVDDGMIIAENPNEKGSVLWTDKSYTDYELELEYQTPSEYYDTGVMLRGDGHQVQIGISGSLKKDMTGCIYAPKDKRGSYPAQSDKIAQVHRVGQWNHIRIVLKDKRIQTFLNGEPFVDYTGIAINDKGPVGLQLHAGHHMLVRFRNLKLTEL, encoded by the coding sequence ATGCCATTACGACGAATCACTAAAACTATCGCCAGCCTCGTCGCTTGCGTGGTTCTAGCTACACCTTCATACGCCGAAGAAACCCCTGTCTTCGATGGCAAAACGCTGGCAGGCTGGACAGCCAAACCGGCCGAAGACACCAGCGGCCACTGGAAAGTCGATGACGGCATGATCATTGCCGAAAACCCAAACGAAAAAGGTTCCGTTCTCTGGACCGATAAATCGTACACCGACTACGAATTGGAACTGGAATACCAGACTCCGTCAGAATACTACGACACCGGTGTGATGCTTCGTGGCGACGGGCACCAAGTCCAAATCGGTATCTCCGGTAGCCTGAAAAAGGATATGACCGGCTGCATCTACGCGCCCAAAGATAAACGCGGAAGCTACCCAGCCCAAAGCGACAAGATCGCCCAAGTCCACCGTGTTGGTCAATGGAACCACATCCGGATCGTGCTGAAAGACAAACGCATTCAAACGTTTCTCAATGGAGAACCGTTTGTGGATTACACCGGAATCGCAATCAACGACAAAGGTCCGGTGGGACTGCAATTGCATGCCGGCCATCACATGCTCGTTCGTTTTCGAAACTTGAAACTGACTGAGCTGTAG
- a CDS encoding pyridoxal-phosphate-dependent aminotransferase family protein, whose translation MVSALHPRQRLLMGPGPSTVPARILKAISSPTLGHLDPQYIGFMDETCDMIRQVYRTENALSFPVSGTGMAGMETIMVNLIEPGDEAIVMINGVFGSRMKEILTRCGASVHVVEVPWGQTFTKQQFADAVTQYPNAKLLGVVHAETSTGALQDLSGVGEIVHQAGMLFAVDAVTSLGGHDVRVDDWGIDAIYSGTQKCLSCPPGLSPVSFSPRALEAIDQRKAPAQSWYLDVSLLKNYYTGGGGRAYHHTAPINMVYALREALAIVLEEGLDARFERHRKMHLLLREGLQKLGLQYIPENSLHTLNCVAVPEGIDEAAIRKRLLTEFDIEIGGGLGVFAGKAWRIGLMGESAAEKNVLTLLAALEKCLP comes from the coding sequence ATGGTTTCTGCTCTTCATCCTCGTCAGCGTTTACTGATGGGACCTGGACCCAGCACGGTCCCCGCCCGGATTTTGAAAGCCATTTCATCGCCCACGCTCGGCCACTTGGATCCGCAGTACATCGGATTCATGGACGAAACCTGCGACATGATCCGCCAAGTTTATCGAACCGAGAACGCATTGTCCTTCCCCGTTTCGGGGACCGGAATGGCCGGTATGGAAACGATCATGGTGAACTTGATCGAACCGGGGGACGAAGCGATCGTGATGATCAACGGCGTTTTCGGCAGTCGCATGAAAGAAATCCTGACTCGCTGCGGCGCGTCGGTGCATGTCGTCGAAGTTCCATGGGGGCAGACATTCACAAAGCAACAATTTGCCGATGCGGTGACGCAATATCCGAACGCAAAGTTGTTGGGTGTGGTTCATGCGGAAACGTCGACAGGGGCGTTGCAAGATCTTTCCGGAGTCGGCGAAATCGTTCATCAAGCCGGAATGCTTTTTGCCGTCGACGCCGTGACATCGTTGGGCGGACACGATGTTCGCGTGGACGATTGGGGAATCGATGCGATCTATTCGGGAACCCAAAAATGCCTCTCGTGTCCTCCAGGGCTTTCGCCGGTCTCGTTTTCTCCACGCGCATTGGAAGCGATCGATCAGCGGAAGGCTCCTGCGCAAAGCTGGTATCTGGATGTCAGCTTACTCAAAAATTATTACACCGGTGGCGGAGGCAGGGCCTATCACCACACCGCACCGATCAACATGGTTTATGCACTCCGCGAAGCTCTCGCAATCGTGTTGGAAGAAGGACTCGATGCGCGATTTGAACGCCACCGAAAGATGCACCTGCTGCTTCGCGAAGGTCTTCAAAAGCTGGGCCTGCAGTACATCCCGGAAAATTCGCTACATACGCTTAACTGCGTTGCTGTACCGGAGGGAATTGATGAAGCGGCCATTCGCAAACGGTTGCTAACCGAATTCGATATCGAGATCGGCGGCGGTTTAGGCGTCTTCGCAGGAAAGGCTTGGCGAATCGGATTGATGGGCGAATCGGCGGCTGAGAAAAACGTGTTGACTCTTCTGGCGGCGCTCGAAAAATGCCTGCCCTGA
- a CDS encoding (Fe-S)-binding protein — MRHEIDREKFGSFGPVMADAVSQCVHCGFCLSACPTYQELGREPDSPRGRIILMKEVLEGSLPIASAAPHLDACLGCLGCVPACPSEVPYGDLISPFRAIHQAEQPRSIGSRIKRTLAQLTLPYPGRFRLAAKTGKLAKPFSGLMPKSLRVMLNMLPETMPERQQLDEVYPATNSKRGRVALLAGCAQQVLAPDINIATIDVLNRNGIEVVVPKRQGCCGALSWHVGNLASAQKMAIHNLAAFEGDFDAIVTNAAGCGSGIHEYPLILKGTPHEHAAIEFAERTVDVAVYLTSLNDLAPFPDREGETVVAYHDACHLANAQGVRSQPRDLLRQVPGVKLVEVTDGHLCCGSAGTYNIDQPEVAASLGQQKATNIIRSGASMVAMGNIGCMAQVEKHIDAQGGAVEVMHTMQILQRAYQGNL; from the coding sequence ATGCGTCACGAGATTGATCGCGAGAAGTTTGGTTCGTTTGGCCCTGTGATGGCAGATGCTGTCAGTCAATGTGTGCACTGCGGATTTTGTTTGTCGGCTTGTCCCACCTATCAAGAGTTAGGACGCGAGCCGGATTCACCGCGTGGACGCATTATCTTGATGAAAGAAGTCTTGGAAGGTTCATTACCGATCGCTTCAGCGGCACCGCATTTAGATGCTTGCTTAGGCTGCTTGGGATGCGTGCCGGCGTGTCCATCGGAAGTTCCCTACGGTGACTTGATCAGTCCATTTCGGGCGATTCACCAAGCGGAACAGCCACGCTCAATCGGTAGCCGGATTAAAAGAACGCTCGCGCAATTGACCTTGCCCTATCCCGGACGGTTCCGTTTGGCAGCGAAGACGGGCAAGTTGGCCAAGCCTTTTTCGGGCCTGATGCCGAAGTCGCTAAGAGTGATGCTGAACATGTTGCCCGAGACAATGCCCGAGCGGCAGCAGCTTGACGAAGTGTACCCGGCAACCAATTCAAAACGAGGTCGTGTCGCGTTATTGGCTGGATGTGCGCAGCAGGTGCTTGCGCCGGACATTAACATCGCAACCATTGACGTGCTAAATCGGAATGGGATCGAGGTCGTCGTTCCTAAACGGCAGGGCTGCTGCGGTGCCTTGTCTTGGCATGTCGGCAACCTCGCGTCTGCACAAAAAATGGCGATCCACAATCTTGCGGCATTCGAAGGTGACTTCGATGCGATCGTGACCAACGCGGCTGGATGTGGGAGCGGCATTCATGAATATCCGTTGATTCTCAAGGGCACGCCTCATGAACATGCCGCTATAGAGTTTGCCGAGCGAACGGTCGATGTCGCGGTCTATTTAACATCCCTGAACGATCTGGCTCCGTTTCCAGATCGCGAAGGCGAAACCGTTGTGGCGTATCACGATGCTTGTCATTTGGCCAATGCCCAAGGCGTTAGGTCGCAGCCTCGTGACCTTTTACGCCAAGTTCCCGGTGTCAAGTTGGTGGAGGTTACAGACGGGCATCTCTGTTGCGGGTCAGCCGGAACGTACAACATCGATCAGCCAGAAGTCGCCGCGTCATTGGGCCAGCAGAAAGCGACGAACATCATCAGGAGCGGCGCAAGCATGGTCGCAATGGGAAACATCGGATGTATGGCACAGGTCGAAAAGCATATTGATGCTCAAGGAGGTGCTGTCGAGGTGATGCATACGATGCAGATTCTTCAGCGTGCTTATCAAGGCAATTTGTAG